The genomic region ATCCTATCGCCGTCGACGAGGGTGTGCCCTATGAGGAAATCAAGCAGAACCCATACGTCGTCATGCTGGCGACTAGTGGCGGAGGACATCTGAGCTGGTTCCAGCTTGGTGGTGCGAGATGGCATTCGAAGCCCATTGTTGGCTTTTTCAACGCTATGGCGCGGGAAGTCGATTTCGACCAGGTTGAGAAGCCAGAGCTTGCTGCACAAGGTCCGCATGGTGGGATTCAGACTCCGTTCGCGTTCAACCCTGTGCGGAGATCGCTGCATATCGCCGATAGTCCATACTCATAGTGATGACCAGAAAGATGGTGTAGACCATAGACATAGATAGACCCTCAAGGGCAGATGGAGAGCCACAAGTAGTGCATCACAAAGTCCGGATCTTCTTGTAGGCGAATGCCTAGTAGAGGCACAGTGCGTCCAGCATAGTCCCTGACGCGCGATTTCAGAGGTGCATCTGCTGTGGCCCATCGACATGGCCAGACCACATTCGTTGATGGCCAGAGATATGTTGCTCAGCCGAAGCTGACCCTCTTCTTCTTCAGCTTCGTCGTCCCCGGAGCAGCCTCCTTCCTCTCCTCTTTAGCATCCCCATCCGATCTCCTCCTCTTCTTACTGTTCCCCTTCTTGATGTCCTCCTTCCTGCCCTCTAAACTCTCCTTCTTACTCTGCGCCCTCTTCTCTGCCTCTGCCTTCTTCGCCTCTCTCACTTCCTCCATCTGCCGCGCCCTCATCATCTTACTCTCGATATTGCCCTCTTTCTCTGCCATCACCAGCGCCATGATTGCATTCATCGATTCCTTGTCGTCCACGAAATTCTTGCCTTTCTTGACATTGGGAGGCTTCTCCACGCCGGTGGGAATGATGCCGTTGAGTTTGGGTACTTTGAGTTCCTTTTCAGAGTAGCGGAGGTGAGGAggcttctttttcttttcGATGCCGGTCTTGGGCTTGTGCTGTGTTGGAGGTGGTTTGGGGCCGGACTTCGACTTGGGTTTGGGGGCGCCGCCGGAGCCTGAAGAGGACTTATTGGAGCGCTTGCTTGCGCCCTTTGAGGCGCCGGGATTCGATTTGGGAGGCATCTTTGGGGATCGTAGTCTAGAGGTGAACCGAAGAGGAAGATTGTGGGAAAGTTTACGAGCAAATTACACTTGCGAACGGAGAGGACTCCGTTCCCTGCATGACAAGGGACAAGGGTCCATCACGCGACGCGAGGGAAGGCGCGACTCCTCACTTTTCACTTTGCCTCATTGAATGTCGGCGATGAGGtgtatataagggcctggAGAGGCACGGCATCTTATGTACTCGTACTGAATGTCATACATGGCCCACGATGCCTTACGATCCGAACGCCCACTACAGCGGGCCCGGCGGCTTCCACTATGGCACTCCTGCGCAACAATTCGGGCAGGCGAAGATGTCTCAGGCACAGAGACAGGCTGCAGGGCAAGCGCAGTATCCACCGCAAGGCTCGAATAGCATCTACTCGCAGCCGGTCCCACAGCAGCCAACGCAATACCAACAACCCGTAGATTACTCCCGGATGCAATACTCCACGTCACAATACCAAGGCCATTCATCTTTTTACCGAACACCACAATCTGTGCCGCATTCACAGAGTGTCCAGCAACCATATATATCGCCACCGAATCGCCCGAGTCAGATACAGCAGAACACGCAGTACTCACCAGATCCGTTGCAGTACTATCAAGCGCAATCGAATCCACGACAGGCCACTCAACCACCAGGTCGTCAGCAGTACCAGCAGCAACAGGCGCCTCCGCAACGCCCTGCGCCCCAGCAATCTCGACCTCAACCTTCACCCGTCGCCTGGCAGAACCCACCACCTCAGCATTGGCCAAAGTTTCCGCCGCCTCCTGATCAGCAATCTTTTGCCCATCAAGCGCAGAGACAGCAGAACGTGCAGCAGTCTTTCCAGCAGAATCAGCACCAGACGCAACGGCACCCATCGCAAGCTAGGCCATCGTCAGCTACTTCACAGAGATCATCCATCGGCATTCCGCAGCCGTCCCCGCAACCCGCGCCGCGATCTTTGCAAGCTCGTCATTCTCCCATTCTGGCACGCTCGCCGTCTGCGAACCAGCCTCAGAGACAGATGCCGCCGGCGCCTCGACCTCAGCAGATCCAGCAGTCACCTCGACTACCTAATGCTCTCCCAAAGCCACCCGTGGTCAATCAAGTCCCAGTAACACCAAAGGCCATGCCCCAGCATCAAGCTCAGCATCAACCACCATCGATGTACCCTCCTGGCACAGTTGATCCAACGATGCTTCAGCGAAGGATCTTGACTCCCGTAATACCTGTCCAGAAGGCTCCACCTAAAGCTCAGCAGGCCGAGTATGCTTCGAGTGGTCACTCACCGAAGCGTCGAAGATCGAATGAAGGACAAGCCATTCCTGTATGTGAGCCTTCGAAGGAAACTCTGCAGTATTCATGGACCCAGCGCGTCAAGCAGACCGCACCAACTTCCTCGCCTTTGACAGAGTTGGCATCCTCACAGTTTCCACCAACTCCGACACCGGCCAACATTGACTATCAAGCCGTCTTGTTGAACCTGTCGAACGAATACATCAGCGCCGCTTACAACATGAGTTCGACCCTGGCCACACCCGAAGTGTCAGAGGAACAGCTTGACGATTATCATAGTCTGCTGTCAACAGGGATGGGGTGCCTGGAGTCTGCCTTGAAGAACTTCCGCGCTATGGACGCTCGGATGGAAGCTCGCATACGTCTGCGACTTGCGTCTCTCCTCTTTGAGGAGACAGACAACGACACCGAAGCAGAGGAGATCCTGAGCAAAGGTCTTTCTGCCTGCGAGCGTGCTAGACTCCCAGAACTCAAATATGCCATGCTTCACCTGCTGGCGCGATTGTGGTACAAAGGAGGCAAGTCGAAAGCTGCCATGAAAGCAGTCGAGAAGCACATTACGGAAGTGGAGAAGCTCAACCTTGTGCACTGGATCTACGCTTTTCGATTCTTGCGCGTCTCACTCGGCCTGCAGGCAGACAACAGCTATGTTGAGTCCTCAGCGCTTGTCCGACAGCTCACTGCGATCAATGCCGTCGCTGATCGACAGCAAGACGTGGCGGTACAGATTGTGGCTTCTGGCATGGAAGCACTTATTCATCTCCGATCTCGTACTCCCGACAGTGTCGACCTTGCACAAAGGGCTCTGGCTGCAGCACGCATGCATCAAATGTCGCACGAGATGGCGTCTATGCCGCAGGCTACGGCTTTGCTAAACTACGTCGACCTTGGCTGTAGCATCATGCACTTCAAGCCTGAACAAGCGAGTGCCAAGGTGGAACTCATGCAAGCTGACCTGAACTCGATGAACCGTCAATCGAGCTGGTGCAATGACGGCAGCTGGCACGTGCAATTGGGTGCCATCAGAACGTCATCCGCCAACATTGACGCTGATACTGGTGGCGTAGTGCGAATATTCGATGGACAGCCATCGTTAGTCTTCAAGTGGTTTACCAAGATCCAGGTATACATCCTTACGTACATGTTTAGCAGCTTGTCTAGCATGCACAAGAATGCCAACCCTGAACAGAAAGCCGAAGCACTCCTCAACGAAGCTCTTAAGCTGAGCAAATTACCGATTGAGGATGCACAACAATCCATGTCCGCTGCCTCGGCCCAGTACAACACGCAAAGACTCCTTCGCGTCAACCTGCGCCTATATGTGATCTTCGCATTCTGTGGTCGCAGTGATTGGGATAAGGCCTTGAAGGGCATCGAGAACATCCGCAAAGACATCGACGAGCTCGAAGAAGATCCTGGAGCAGACATTACGAGTCTGATTGCATACCTCGAAGCTGTCTGCAAGCACGGCTTAGCAGACCTCCAGGGCGCTCTTGATCTATATCACTCACCTCATCTCAAGGTGCCCACTCAAATGGATGCTAAGTCTGCTGCCGGAAGCATCAGTCCGATACGCGTACTCGCAGCGCTCAACAGTATCATGATCATGCGGCATTTTGGCAGACGCGAAGAGGCCGATCGACTTCTGACGATCGTCGAGCCAGCTTGTCTCGTCAAGTCAACAAGCTATGGCAGCGAGTATGGCAGCAAGGCGATCGAGTCTGCTTTCATGATCTTGAAGGCTACGGAGCCTCGCGACAGAGCGGCCGACAACCAGATCCTTAAGACGAAGCAACATTTGCAAGTTGCCGTCAACGCAGCCAAGATCGCACTTAACAACCAGTTGTTGTGCATTGTCATGAACATCATGACTGATCTTTTCTTTCACAATATTGTGGGCGACCAAGCTGAGAAGTCTGCTAGGGCCGGACGTACTCTTGCGAAGAAGTCCCAAGATAAGCTCTGGACTGCGGTAGCGGATCGTATGTATGGCAATACTTTGGAGAAGTGTGGCAAGGGTGCGGAGGCGGCTGCTGTGAGACGAGAAGCGCAGGAGGCGATGGAGCGTATGCCAGAGTCGCTCAAGACTGCGTTGCTGGCTGAGGAGATGGGCGGATCGTGATGAGCTTTGTGGATGATGGGTGGATGAATTACTGTGCAAGATGATGGCTTCTGAGGTATGTACGTACTAATCATATGCCCGAATTGGGCTTGCTCATGACAGTCGGCCCTCAGTTTCATCGTGGACAGGAGGCTGAACACATGCTTTCGGGCTGCACTTCGCGCACATCTCGCGCCTTTGCAAGTGACAAGCCCACGTCCGTAAGGTACAAGAAGACATCTTACGTCCTGGTCATCCTCTCCCCATCAGTAACCTACAATCACACAACCTACACAAAGCACGAAGACACAAAACATCACTATGAAGCTGCAGCTGGTCCTACCCGCCCTCTTCACCGCCATTGTGGCAGCGATAGCACTTCCACAGAACAGCACTGCCACTGACCTCAAGAACTCTCTCTTCTCCGACATCAAGATCAAGACCAACAACGAGGAGCGGTTCCTCGAACTACTCAACATCTGCGGCAAGCCAAGAGAGATGGACATCGCCAAGAACCCTGGCATCTGCAACTGCTGGGACTTCGGGCTGACCTCCAGACGCGCACCAATGCTATCGGCCATCGAACGTGCCTGCGCCGAGATCAAAGACGTCCCGTTCGGTGTATATGGCTACGCCTCACACGAGCACATCTTCCACACCGATCATTGGGGCAGTGAGTACTACATCAGAGCCAAAGTCATCTGGGCTGGCAAAGCGCTGGGACGTGAGGAGTACTGCGACAATCTGTCAACGCTGGGTGTTGACAATGAGGATCCTGACAATTCGACACGTGGTGGGTACTGGATACCGGAACAGAACTGCAAGGAGAACTTCGAGGCGATTGTTAATCAGTGTGATGGCAAGGAGGACGAAAAGCGTGGAGGGTATGCTGCTGATAAGTGCTTCATCTGGTGGCTGGATCCGAATCCTGCTAGTGGAGGTGGTTGAGCCTGTCTGCGTGATGATCAGCACGCGCTGCACCTACCCTCAGTTTGCACCTGCCATCACTTTGCGCCTGCGGCCTCATGCACTTCCCACGCGACTTCCCTTCAGCCCCTGCCCTCCTTCCTGAGCTGCCTCAAAACTTCACTACAACCGCATGCCAAACCCAACGAAGCGTCACCAAATCAACACCACTTCGTTCGGCCTACTTCACCAATCCCGAATCTGCAACGCACACGCACTCCAAACAATATCCTCGCCATACACCTCCCATGAATGCGCTACTCAGCTTGATGAGCGCCTTGCTCCTGCTCACTGCCGCCATTTCAGCAGTAGCACTTGCTCCGAATACTACCAGCGTCTCCGGCGACACCCTTCCACGCAGCACCATCGCCAAGACTTTCGAAGAAGAGACATTCCCTTACTCGCTTCAGTACTGCGGCCGTTTCAAGGATCAGGAGATCGGTGATGGTCAGCTCTGTCACTGCTGGAACGATGGCTACGCTTCCATGCGCGCTCCAATGGTCAGCGCCATCGATCTAGCTTGCAACGAAATCAACAACACCGTTCGCCTCGGTACAGGTGGCTTGCCATCTTAATATTGCACTTGCTCCACTACTCACTGGGACGAATGGTACGACATTACCGCCAAGGTGATCTGGGCTGGCAAAGCATTAGGGGAGGAGGAATACTGCAACGACAAGGCAGGTGAACAAGGATACCAGTTGTCTGTTGAAAATTGCAAGAAAGGCTTCCTTCCCGCCCTAGACGTCTGCAACGATATGGACGAGAATGGCAAGGAGGGACGCTACGGCGCCGACAAGTGCATGATCTACTTGTCAGACCCGAACGATCGCGACACGGGCACATAAGCACGCGAGGCTATCAAGCTGCACACATTGGCCTCAACTTCATGCATCAAGCAAGCTGATACTGACTATGGTCTCCACTACCCACTGTGGCCCAATTGCACGCACGTGCTGCGGCTTCACTTCGACAAGTCACATTGAGCTCACTTTATGCGGCGGTTCTGGGCTTCTGTCCCGAGGATGACTTCCAAATATATGCTCCTGCCACCAGAAAAGGCAACAACGGCTGGGAAGTGTCTTAGAGCGAGTGAATACATACTAATGAGCTTCCCTCCGCGACCCCTCCACTAATCCTATGTCTCACTAGCGAAGCACTTCTCACATCTTCCAGTCATGGCCAGACTTGTTCTCTTTGATAACATCAACAGCTTTGTCCTCTTTGACACCAGCCATATCAAGTCTTGATATCCATATCACCTTCTAACACATCTGTAGCCATACTATACCGCAACGCGCCAGCATGGCATACTCGCAGAACTTTTCAGACCATTTGCTACGCCAACTCAACGAATCCAACCGACGTAATCTTGAGTTGCAGTCACTACTGGCACACAAAGACGACCAGCTAGCTGGAGCCAACGCGCAGCTGCAACGAGCTTTGGCAGCACCTCATATGAACGCACAACCATCACAGCCATCACTGGTACAGAATCTACAGAAGAGAAACCATGACTTCCAGGGCCAGCTACAGCATGCAAAGCAGGCCACCACTGATGCCCAGCGAAAGCTGAACGAGCGGACGACAGACTTCAACGCTGTATACAAGGAGCAACAAACGCAGATACTTGCTCTGCAGCAGAAGCTCAATCTAACAGGAATCGACACAAAAGCCGTAGTGCCATTCGAGGACCCGGCCAAGGTCGTATTGCTGGAGAAGGACCTTGCTAAAGCCAATGTCGAGCTGAAGAGACTGCGAACCGCATACTCGAGTCTCCAGAAACAGTTCGAAGCCGAGAAGAAGCAAAATGAGCAGCAGCAGGGCTTTCCCGCCACGGCGCCTGGGAAGATCGCGCAGACTCACGAGGATGATGAGGACATGGATGATGAGGAGCCGAAGTGAGTATCTGTGCGGTTTGTAGGGCTGGATGATCACTAACAGGCAGTAGTCAACCATGGATCAAAGAGGAGACGAGCAATACCTCAGCAGCAAAGGTAGCCCCAAAGCCATCAGCTGTCAGCTCCAAGAAGATAACGCCATCATCCAGCGCGCCACGACAGCAGACAGTTCCACGTTCAAGCCTATACAGCCAATCCAGCAGGAGGAGCTCGACCATGAGTAACATAGCAGTCACCCCGCGCTCGACCATCAGCAAGTCATCAAGGAAGACCTCACTAGCCTCCACGACCCAGCCAAAATCCAAGAAGCGCCGCCGCAGCATCGAAGAGGAGCTCGAGTCCGAACTCGATGATCTGGAGATCTTCGATCCCATCCCACGAAAGCGCTCTCGCCGCAGCATCGGCTCAAATATCGACGTTGATACTTCCGACATCCGACAGAAGTTCCACTTCAAAGCCATCCTCGATTACGACTCCGACGGCGGATGCCGCTACTACGTCTCCACCGACAAGGAAGACATCGTGGACGAGTGCGAAATCTGGGACGACATCAAGCTCGTTGTCGACTCCTGGGAGGAAGCCAAGGGAGAGTGCTGGGCCTACGAGTTCGAGGATAAGATGAGAGGCAAGCAATGCAAGCACATCAAGTGTTGTGTTTCGAGCAAGTTGCGGGTCGAGGGCAGGCCAAAGGGGCGAACGAACTGGAGATCGGGATGTGAGGGGAAGTATGCGTGCAAGGACTGTGTGGAGGAGAATAAGCCGTGCTTCACGTGGGATGGGGAGAGTGAGGGGTTCAAGATGTTGCCTTTGCATGAGGAGGATCGCGATGAGAGGTATCCGCTTAAGAAGGGGTATGAGGTGAGGTATTGGATCAATAGAGAGTGAGTAAGGAAGAGAAGGAGGTCGAGGAGGTGAGAAAGAGGATATCATCATGTGCGGTGCATGGTCATCTGTCTGTAGTTCCGCGAACGTCGAATATCTCCTTCCAGGCTGGCATCCTTGGCCATTTGAGGCAGGAGCGTTTCAAGACATATGTCAAGGCTTGGCAACGCCACTCCCGTAGCCAGCAACGCTGTTTCCCCTGGCGGAACCATTTTGGCTAGAAGAGGGAAGCTACCGGTAACTTTCAGTTGCAGGCACGCGTACGTTACAATACCTCATCGACTTCGTCTTTGAACCGCCTGAACAATGATTCACAAGCAAACTACTTCACGGTATCCCTCATCATTTTTCCTCAAAGGTGCAAGAACGCCATTATGGCACCCAACAATCTTACGCAGCTGTACTACAAGCGTCTGATGAATGCAAACGCGCGAATCTTCGAGCTAGAGGTTATGGTGGCGGAGGGTCATGACCAGATCGCAGCAAATCGACCGGTAACAGCCGCGGAAGAAGGCGACGATGATCTGCGAGCCCAACTCATGAACCTTACCGCACAAACGGCCGCTCAGATGGaggcaaaagacgaagagCTGTTGGAGCAGAAACAGCAGATCGCGGACAAAGACAAGCACATAAGTGAGCTTAAGAAAGCGCTTTGGAAGGAGAGAGCTACCTGAGCCAGGGCTCGGAAGCCGATGACCGCGACTTCACCCAGTTCAGCAACAAGtcctgctgctgctgctcaAGCGGACTACCAGAATGACGGCACTCCGACTAAGTAAGACCACTAGCACCAAAAAGCCCCCCGGAAACTGACAGAAACTAGCCTCAAACGCGGGAGGGGAAGTCTTGACGAAGAGGACGATCTCGACGATGGCGGTGTCCTCGTGATGCTCACACCAAAGCCGAAGCGAGCGTCCATAGAAGCCATCAATCTGGAAGATGAGGACCGGAACATCGTCACTAATCACGAGAGCCTCTCGATTCCCAGGGCGGCACCAAGCGCCCCAGCATTCGACTATCAAGTCTGCATGGAGCCCCACAAGTCCTACAGCACCAAGACATGCGACAAGTCCAAACTCCCGAAGTCGATCCTTGAGGCCGCAGACAGACTAGGAGCAAAGTACAACAGTCTCAGCCACAGCAGCATCAATGGTTCGAGCTGGTCATTCCAAGCACCTTCTGCTTGCCTGCGCGAGAAGCTGCGAAAGCAAAACACCTTTTGGCGTGATGGTAATAATGATTCCGTCGCTTGCCAGGACTGTGCTCGTGGAAGGATGCCTTGCTTCAAATGGACTAACGAGGGTATCTTCTTGCTGGCTCTGCACAAGGAAGATCGCGTTGAGCATGTTGCAGCTGGCGCAATCGTGGAAGCCAGGTGGGTCAACTAAGAACAATGTCGCATGTGAGACATGCGGAGTTGTCGGTGGGCTGGGACGAGTTGGATCGCTATCTTGAACAGAGCGCAGTACTGCTGTACATGTCTTGTACAGAGTAATGTTAATTTTGATCGCAAGGAATCGGTTGCAGGTGGTGAGATCGTGACGACGGGGGAGATCAGATGTGCAGACGAGTACATCTGAAACGCCCGTCACAAGATACGCAAAGCTACCATGGGCACCATTCGCGCAGGGGCAGATCGCTCGTCGTTTCATATGTTATTTACAGAGTTATATTCATCGTGTGGAGCGCTTTCATTTCCAGAGTTCCATTTCATTCGAGCGCGCACATTACTCCCAACCCAAAGCGAATCGAGTGTGAGGCCAGAAAGGGTAACAATGCCACGAGTGTAAGCGACTACGCCTTTACTGATGCAATGCAGCAACAGTCTCCGCTGGGTCCTTGAAGTCATCCCATCCTGGAAACTCCCTACCCTTGAGTGGCTTCGGCAGCTCCACGCCACTGCTGCGAATCACCTGCTTTCTCTGGGCCACGTAGCTGGCTCTCTTCGCAAGTAGTGTCAATAGGTTGGAGATGTCGCTCTTCTTCTGAGCGAGCTCCGTTTGGAGGCCCTCGACCTTCACCTCCATACGCACGATAGTGGCTTCTTTCTGCTCCACTTTTTGGCCGAAGAGCTGCTTAGCTGTGGCCTCAGCTTCTTTGTTGGCGGCAACGTTGAGAGCAAGCTCACGACTGACCTTTTGGAGCATAGAGGCTTCTGACAGACGAGAAGTGACAGTGGGTGATGGAAGTGGCGATATCGTAGGTGTGGGTGAAAGGGTGAAAGGATCATTCGAAGGTGAAGTCGTGTTGTTGGCGCCAAGCTTTCTCCACGTCCACGATTGGCCACTGAGAAGGAGGTAGAGCACATCAGGGGTACGCATCACGGTAACAAGATTCAGAACGATGATGTTCAGGGAAAGCATGGTTCAGATTGTGAAGTTTGCGTATTGCTGGGACCTACAAACAGAACTCCCATGAATAACCCATCTGCATTGTGCCAAACGCCAAAAGTCCTGTTCAACCGAGTAATGCCCATCAACTTTTCGCGAAGGAAGAATCGTTCCATTCCCTGATAGCGTGTCCCCTCCATG from Fulvia fulva chromosome 2, complete sequence harbors:
- a CDS encoding 60S ribosomal subunit assembly/export protein LOC1, producing the protein MPPKSNPGASKGASKRSNKSSSGSGGAPKPKSKSGPKPPPTQHKPKTGIEKKKKPPHLRYSEKELKVPKLNGIIPTGVEKPPNVKKGKNFVDDKESMNAIMALVMAEKEGNIESKMMRARQMEEVREAKKAEAEKRAQSKKESLEGRKEDIKKGNSKKRRRSDGDAKEERKEAAPGTTKLKKKRVSFG